The following proteins are encoded in a genomic region of Arachis stenosperma cultivar V10309 chromosome 4, arast.V10309.gnm1.PFL2, whole genome shotgun sequence:
- the LOC130975259 gene encoding uric acid degradation bifunctional protein TTL-like — protein MYEEKFGYVFVTFVAGRTSEDILAELKMRFRNTYVVELDIASKEDLKYIELYITELLSKKSVQTTDEGDVSAEYSGEIVDNTLDGAYTDLEDDLDAIFSGGYDISRNVELNKVPEEDNETLDTQYRENDVHAATRGFDLNKKPWFGDDLSDPLSCDCSRFLTEYFWLGQYDVEEKF, from the exons ATGTATGAGGAGAAATTTGGGTATGTTTTTGTGACATTTGTAGCTGGTAGGACCTCTGAAGACATACTTGCAGAATTAAAG ATGCGTTTTAGAAACACGTATGTTGTTGAGTTGGATATTGCTTCAAAAGAGGATTTAAAGTATATAGAACTTTATATTACAGAGCTTCTTTCCAAGAAATCTGTCCAAACTACCGACGAAGGAGATG TGTCAGCTGAATATTCAGGCGAAATAGTTGATAACACTCTAGATGGGGCATACACTGATTTAGAAGACGATTTAGATGCTATTTTCTCCGGTGGATATGACATCTCCAGGAATGTTGAGCTCAATAAGGTTCCAGAAGAAGACAATGAAACTTTAGACACCCAATATAGAGAAAATGACGTACATGCTGCAACAAGGGGCTTCGATCTAAACAAAAAGCCATGGTTTGGAGATGACTTATCAGATCCATTATCATGTGACTGTAGTAGATTTTTGACAGAGTATTTCTGGCTAGGTCAATATGATGTTGAAGAGAAATTTTGA